From a region of the Cognatiyoonia koreensis genome:
- a CDS encoding HlyD family efflux transporter periplasmic adaptor subunit — protein sequence MATIDAEFSGQMRGPSLTIWLVLATVGLFLLWAKFAPLDEIVRAQGEVVPASRPQIIQNLEGGILAELLVSEGDVVQEGDVLARLRGTQFSSNVADLEEQVLAHEIKRLRLEAEISGMFDFDVPEQIATRSPTIVASEKALLSARQSDYVTKVDGARAVLEETRRELAAMEDMYAREIVALIEVTAARKRNADAEIKYNEIITEAELERASEYSKTLQELASLTQDLRTANDQLSRTIIRAPMRGIVNNLGVTTIGGVIRPGEEIFQLTPLGDELFVEAQVKPEDIANVVPGQLATIKFSAYDYTVYGSLEGEVQFISADTFKDERRQDDQAHYKVTLRVDTENLDARQSQIVIRPGMQTTVELHTGEKTVLQYLTKPLYRGGEALQEP from the coding sequence ATGGCAACGATTGACGCAGAATTTTCCGGCCAGATGCGTGGCCCCAGCCTGACGATCTGGCTCGTTTTGGCCACTGTCGGCCTGTTCCTACTCTGGGCCAAGTTCGCGCCGCTCGACGAAATCGTGCGCGCGCAGGGCGAGGTTGTGCCTGCGTCGCGGCCACAGATCATTCAGAACCTTGAAGGGGGAATCCTTGCAGAGCTTCTGGTGAGCGAAGGCGATGTCGTTCAGGAAGGCGACGTGCTGGCCCGTCTGCGCGGCACGCAGTTTTCGTCAAATGTCGCCGATCTGGAAGAACAGGTTCTTGCACATGAAATCAAGCGTCTGCGACTTGAAGCGGAAATCAGCGGCATGTTCGATTTTGACGTGCCCGAACAGATTGCCACGCGCAGCCCGACCATCGTTGCCTCTGAAAAGGCTCTGCTGAGTGCACGCCAGTCCGACTACGTCACCAAGGTTGATGGTGCCCGCGCCGTGCTGGAAGAAACGCGCCGTGAACTTGCCGCGATGGAAGATATGTATGCCCGCGAAATTGTGGCCCTGATCGAAGTCACTGCAGCGCGCAAGCGCAACGCGGATGCTGAAATCAAGTATAACGAGATCATCACCGAAGCAGAGCTTGAGCGCGCTTCGGAATATTCCAAGACCTTGCAGGAACTGGCGTCTCTGACGCAGGATTTGCGCACTGCAAACGATCAGCTGTCACGGACAATCATTCGTGCACCCATGCGCGGGATCGTGAACAACCTTGGGGTCACAACCATCGGTGGCGTCATTCGTCCGGGCGAAGAAATCTTTCAGCTGACTCCTTTGGGTGACGAACTTTTCGTCGAAGCACAGGTAAAACCGGAAGACATCGCCAATGTGGTGCCTGGCCAGCTCGCCACGATCAAATTCTCGGCTTACGACTACACCGTCTACGGAAGCCTCGAAGGCGAGGTGCAGTTTATCTCTGCTGATACCTTCAAGGACGAACGCCGGCAGGACGATCAGGCGCATTACAAGGTTACGTTGCGTGTCGATACAGAAAACCTCGACGCCCGTCAGAGCCAGATCGTGATCCGGCCCGGCATGCAAACAACCGTAGAACTGCACACAGGCGAAAAGACCGTTCTGCAGTATCTTACCAAACCGCTTTACCGTGGGGGGGAAGCGTTGCAGGAGCCCTAA
- a CDS encoding ankyrin repeat domain-containing protein — protein sequence MGDLSDKLRDGLAQFEELDKQLDAALKELGLPGMSDPDLVANDATGLPHVMQLCTLEPVSERHTALRAAFAQGADPNTPCPWGATAIDTLYTDGDADGIALLLENGADAGVYRWSETHLAVIRDDAQAIDPAHLKACDRVGDTPFLLACRFARPEMATLLFDSNALEEAARVTARSGSCQIMNWLLSKGADVNAASPDGATPLFLAIEAGHVDLVELLLNSGASLEATMDASFVAPVAVERSARLQQVVDNMLSAVADLVPLQGVLQRNTIYDAAYDPAIIRLLVKYGADPARFAGEAFNAAIGVDRNPPIAISRDEFAAQYPVRRGRTNPQQVDMPFWHEQVRSGRTGVQAKTEIVGQDVAVAGPVWSFQRVGRTATLLPDGRMVLVGGEHGDRREPDHCIYGDVTVVGPDGQIDQYIYPGAAFPPTCFHSATLSDEGLWLIGGCGLGYDKQTQVLWLSLLDFSIHKVATTGQSPGLISGHKAQLIGDAILVSGGTLGPAAKASKGRFVLDLSSRVWHMVN from the coding sequence ATGGGCGATCTGTCAGATAAATTGCGCGATGGTTTGGCGCAGTTCGAGGAACTCGATAAACAATTGGATGCGGCTCTGAAAGAATTGGGTTTACCAGGTATGTCCGATCCGGATCTGGTCGCAAACGACGCGACCGGTCTGCCGCATGTCATGCAGCTTTGCACATTAGAGCCCGTATCCGAGCGACACACAGCGCTGCGCGCGGCATTCGCGCAAGGTGCGGACCCCAATACGCCTTGCCCGTGGGGCGCAACGGCGATTGATACGCTTTATACGGATGGCGATGCCGACGGCATTGCGTTGCTACTTGAGAACGGTGCCGATGCGGGAGTCTATCGTTGGAGTGAAACGCATCTGGCCGTCATCAGGGATGATGCGCAGGCGATCGACCCAGCGCATCTCAAAGCTTGTGACAGGGTTGGTGACACACCCTTTCTGTTGGCGTGTCGGTTCGCTCGACCGGAAATGGCCACACTGCTTTTTGATTCCAACGCGCTGGAAGAAGCAGCGCGTGTCACGGCGCGGTCTGGGTCTTGCCAGATCATGAACTGGTTGTTGTCCAAAGGTGCCGATGTAAATGCGGCATCCCCTGACGGCGCAACACCGCTGTTTCTTGCCATCGAAGCGGGGCACGTTGATTTGGTCGAACTGCTCTTGAACTCTGGCGCGTCTTTGGAAGCGACGATGGATGCATCTTTTGTTGCGCCTGTCGCGGTAGAACGGTCCGCACGCCTGCAACAAGTGGTCGATAACATGCTGTCTGCAGTCGCGGATCTGGTGCCACTGCAAGGGGTGCTGCAGCGCAATACGATCTATGATGCAGCCTACGACCCGGCAATCATCCGATTGCTAGTCAAATATGGTGCTGACCCCGCGCGCTTTGCAGGCGAGGCATTCAATGCTGCCATCGGTGTCGATCGGAACCCGCCGATCGCGATATCGCGGGATGAGTTTGCTGCGCAATACCCGGTCAGAAGGGGCCGCACCAACCCGCAACAGGTTGATATGCCGTTCTGGCACGAACAGGTCCGTTCTGGTCGGACAGGCGTTCAGGCCAAGACAGAGATCGTCGGGCAAGACGTGGCGGTTGCTGGTCCGGTTTGGTCCTTTCAGCGGGTCGGGCGGACGGCCACCCTGTTGCCTGATGGTCGCATGGTGCTTGTCGGTGGTGAACATGGGGACCGTCGCGAACCTGATCATTGCATCTACGGTGATGTGACGGTTGTGGGGCCAGATGGCCAGATCGACCAGTATATCTATCCCGGTGCCGCCTTCCCGCCGACCTGCTTTCACAGCGCGACGTTGTCTGACGAGGGCCTCTGGCTCATTGGCGGGTGTGGTCTTGGCTACGACAAACAAACCCAGGTGCTTTGGCTCTCGCTGCTTGATTTCTCGATCCACAAGGTCGCGACAACCGGCCAGAGTCCGGGTTTGATCAGTGGCCATAAGGCGCAGCTGATTGGCGATGCCATTTTAGTCAGTGGCGGCACGCTTGGACCAGCCGCAAAAGCGTCCAAAGGCCGGTTCGTTCTCGATCTTTCCAGCCGCGTCTGGCACATGGTCAATTGA
- a CDS encoding GNAT family N-acetyltransferase, translating into MPHITTRSARRADLGELRQMITAVAAHHGDVAQIDLDHLNRDLFGSHPWVHVLVACHGTRVVGYAALCPLVKLQYCARGMDLNHLFVVDDLRRHGVGRKLIDTAIDHARARHCSYLMVGTDPDNDAAKRVYLACGFTPLAHNPDRFSRAIN; encoded by the coding sequence ATGCCACATATCACCACCCGCTCTGCAAGACGCGCCGATCTCGGTGAATTGCGCCAGATGATTACCGCTGTCGCAGCGCATCACGGGGATGTCGCCCAGATTGATCTTGATCACCTCAACCGCGATCTTTTCGGATCGCACCCGTGGGTACATGTCTTGGTGGCATGCCACGGAACCCGGGTGGTGGGCTATGCCGCGCTTTGCCCTCTTGTCAAATTGCAGTACTGCGCGCGCGGGATGGATTTGAACCATCTTTTTGTCGTGGATGATCTTCGCCGCCACGGTGTCGGGCGCAAACTGATCGACACGGCGATCGATCACGCGCGTGCACGGCATTGCAGCTATCTGATGGTTGGCACCGATCCGGACAATGATGCAGCGAAGCGGGTCTATCTGGCCTGTGGCTTCACCCCGCTGGCGCACAATCCCGATCGCTTTTCCCGCGCGATCAATTGA
- a CDS encoding SDR family NAD(P)-dependent oxidoreductase, which translates to MEHTGKHALVTGGGTGIGKGIALALADAGADVTITGRRKDVLEAVVHPRIHALQMDVANEKSVRDGIATAAQDRGPIRICVANAGIAEGGPFGKTSLESWRRMMAINLDGAFLTLQAALETLPPDTSGRMIVVSSIAGLKGLRNAIPYTVSKHGLVGLIRGLSEEFMGGPVTFNALCPGYVDTDIVRGQVPGLMRRFQTDESGAIAAIAKGNRHQRLLDIDETTAAAMWLCSDAARSVNGQAIEIVGGQL; encoded by the coding sequence ATGGAACACACAGGAAAACATGCATTGGTCACCGGTGGCGGCACCGGCATTGGGAAAGGGATCGCGCTTGCCCTTGCCGATGCAGGAGCAGACGTGACAATCACCGGACGCCGCAAGGACGTGCTAGAAGCGGTTGTGCATCCGCGCATCCATGCACTGCAGATGGACGTTGCGAATGAGAAATCCGTACGGGATGGCATCGCGACCGCCGCGCAGGATCGCGGTCCGATCCGCATTTGCGTGGCAAATGCCGGCATTGCTGAAGGGGGTCCCTTCGGCAAAACCAGCCTTGAAAGCTGGCGACGCATGATGGCGATCAACCTTGACGGGGCGTTCCTGACGCTTCAGGCCGCGCTGGAGACCTTACCGCCTGACACATCGGGTCGGATGATCGTCGTCAGTTCCATCGCAGGGCTCAAGGGCCTGCGCAACGCCATTCCATATACCGTGAGCAAACACGGACTTGTCGGCCTGATCCGCGGATTGTCCGAAGAGTTCATGGGCGGTCCTGTGACCTTCAACGCGCTTTGTCCCGGTTATGTCGATACCGATATCGTGCGCGGGCAGGTTCCAGGACTAATGCGCCGCTTTCAAACGGACGAGTCCGGTGCCATCGCCGCGATTGCGAAAGGCAACCGCCATCAACGGCTGCTGGATATCGATGAGACCACTGCCGCGGCGATGTGGCTTTGCAGCGACGCAGCCCGGAGCGTTAATGGACAGGCCATTGAAATCGTTGGTGGCCAGCTTTGA
- a CDS encoding methyltransferase family protein: protein MKWIDLPPVWLALFALLTYWIGTMDLLTERPGFEFLGIWVGPNRIGWGGELLIAAGLFTMSAAIVELVRNRTTVIPHQDADTLVQSGIFAFSRNPIYVGDTLVLAGLAIIWGAPLALFLVPLFVWIIRQRFVLPEEQRLHAKFGQAFDDYCDMTRRWI from the coding sequence ATGAAATGGATTGATCTTCCACCCGTCTGGCTCGCTCTGTTTGCCCTGTTGACCTATTGGATCGGCACGATGGATCTTTTGACGGAACGGCCCGGTTTCGAATTTCTTGGTATCTGGGTTGGGCCGAACCGGATCGGCTGGGGTGGGGAATTGCTCATTGCCGCAGGTTTGTTCACCATGTCCGCTGCCATCGTCGAATTGGTCCGGAACCGCACGACGGTTATTCCGCATCAGGATGCAGATACCTTGGTGCAGTCGGGTATTTTCGCGTTTTCGCGCAATCCGATCTACGTTGGTGACACGCTTGTGCTGGCCGGGCTTGCAATCATCTGGGGTGCACCCCTAGCGCTTTTTCTGGTGCCTTTGTTTGTCTGGATCATCCGGCAGCGGTTCGTCCTGCCGGAAGAGCAAAGGTTGCACGCGAAATTCGGCCAAGCGTTCGACGATTACTGCGATATGACCCGCCGCTGGATCTGA
- a CDS encoding Re/Si-specific NAD(P)(+) transhydrogenase subunit alpha, which translates to MKIGAPKEIFAGEDRVAMTPASAKDLQKLGYECVIETGAGVAAGFTDAAYKEAGVAVVKTAAALYKAADIIAKVRPPEEPEIKRLREGQTVISFFYPAQNEKLMEAANKKGATVIAMDMVPRISRAQKMDALSSMANIAGYRAVIEAGNNFGRFFTGQVTAAGKVPPAKVLVIGAGVAGLAAIGTATSLGAITYAFDVRPEVAEQVESMGAEFVFLDFEEEQQDGSATGGYAAVSSPEFAAAQLAKFREIAPDMDIVITTALIPGRDAPELWTKDMVESMKPGSVIVDLAAERGGNCKLTVKDEKIVTENGVTIVGYTDFPSRMAAQSSTLYATNIRHMMSDLTPEKGGKPVHNMDDDVIRGATVTHKKEITFPPPPPKVAAIAAQPKKAAPKELTHEEKRANEIAAFKQQTRSQVTLLAVGAALLLGVGLVAPASFMQHFIVFVLAVFVGFQVIWNVAHSLHTPLMAVTNAISSIIILGALTQIGSGSALVVILAALAVFMTGINIFGGFLVTRRMLAMFQKS; encoded by the coding sequence GTGAAAATCGGTGCGCCAAAGGAGATATTCGCCGGGGAAGATCGCGTTGCGATGACACCCGCATCCGCGAAAGACCTGCAAAAGCTTGGATACGAATGCGTAATCGAAACGGGGGCAGGTGTTGCCGCCGGTTTCACGGACGCCGCTTACAAGGAAGCCGGGGTCGCCGTCGTCAAGACCGCAGCCGCGCTTTACAAGGCTGCGGATATCATCGCAAAGGTCCGTCCGCCCGAGGAGCCTGAAATCAAGCGCCTGCGCGAAGGCCAGACGGTGATTTCGTTCTTCTATCCGGCGCAGAACGAAAAGCTGATGGAAGCCGCCAACAAAAAAGGCGCAACAGTCATTGCGATGGATATGGTTCCACGTATCAGTCGCGCCCAGAAGATGGACGCGCTATCGTCCATGGCAAATATCGCAGGTTACCGCGCCGTGATTGAGGCCGGGAATAATTTCGGCCGCTTCTTTACGGGGCAGGTGACGGCAGCTGGTAAAGTGCCACCAGCCAAAGTGCTGGTGATCGGTGCCGGTGTGGCAGGGCTTGCTGCAATCGGAACTGCAACATCGCTGGGCGCGATCACCTATGCGTTCGACGTACGCCCGGAAGTGGCCGAGCAGGTCGAATCCATGGGGGCCGAATTCGTCTTCCTCGATTTCGAGGAAGAACAGCAGGACGGGTCGGCGACGGGTGGTTACGCTGCTGTCTCCAGCCCGGAGTTTGCCGCAGCCCAACTTGCAAAGTTTCGCGAAATTGCGCCGGATATGGACATTGTCATCACGACAGCGCTGATCCCTGGCCGAGATGCGCCAGAGCTTTGGACCAAGGACATGGTCGAAAGCATGAAACCGGGTTCGGTGATTGTCGATCTCGCCGCAGAGCGGGGCGGCAATTGCAAGCTGACCGTAAAGGATGAAAAGATCGTGACGGAAAATGGTGTGACCATCGTGGGTTACACTGATTTCCCAAGCCGGATGGCGGCGCAATCATCAACCCTTTACGCCACCAACATCCGTCACATGATGTCAGACCTGACACCTGAAAAAGGTGGCAAGCCGGTCCATAACATGGATGACGATGTCATCCGGGGCGCGACGGTGACACATAAGAAAGAAATCACGTTCCCGCCGCCGCCGCCAAAGGTTGCAGCCATCGCAGCGCAGCCAAAGAAGGCCGCACCAAAGGAACTGACCCACGAAGAAAAACGCGCCAACGAAATTGCCGCGTTCAAGCAACAAACCCGCAGTCAGGTGACATTGCTGGCCGTGGGTGCCGCCCTCCTTCTTGGGGTCGGGCTTGTTGCACCGGCAAGCTTCATGCAGCACTTCATCGTATTTGTGCTGGCCGTTTTTGTCGGCTTCCAGGTGATCTGGAACGTGGCACATTCGCTGCATACACCGCTGATGGCCGTGACCAATGCGATCTCATCGATCATCATTCTCGGGGCATTGACCCAGATTGGTTCAGGGTCCGCACTTGTCGTGATTTTGGCGGCCTTGGCGGTCTTCATGACGGGGATCAATATTTTCGGGGGTTTCCTCGTGACACGGCGCATGCTCGCCATGTTCCAGAAGTCGTAA
- a CDS encoding NAD(P)(+) transhydrogenase (Re/Si-specific) subunit beta: MEFGFTTAAYVVAAILFILSLGGLSGQESAKRAVWYGIAGMALAVIATLIGPGAGFWLLSLILIAGGGAIGYVLATRVQMTQMPELVAAMHSLVGLAAVFVGFIAHFEVVRVMGLSGDETKNLGTFAALLAKKSVVEINILRVELFLGIFIGAITFTGSVIAYGKLAGKVDSAATKLPGGHLLNIAAAAVSAICLIWYFNSGGFFPLFLMTLAALFIGYHLIMGIGGADMPVVVSMLNSYSGWAAAAIGFSLGNDLLIVVGALVGSSGAILSYIMCKAMNRSFVSVILGGFGGPAGEQMAVEGEQIAIDADGVATALNEADSVIIIPGYGMAVAQAQTAVADLVRKLRAKGKNVRFAIHPVAGRLPGHMNVLLAEAKVPYDIVMEMDEINDDFPDTDVAIVIGSNDIVNPAAQDDPNSPIAGMPVLECWKAKQVFVSKRGQGTGYSGIENPLFFKENTRMFYGDAKASLDSLLPKID; encoded by the coding sequence ATGGAATTCGGATTTACAACAGCGGCTTACGTCGTCGCAGCGATCCTCTTTATCCTGTCCCTCGGCGGCTTGTCTGGGCAGGAAAGCGCGAAACGGGCGGTTTGGTACGGTATCGCAGGTATGGCGCTTGCCGTCATCGCGACACTTATCGGGCCGGGGGCAGGCTTCTGGTTGCTCTCGCTCATCCTGATCGCTGGCGGTGGTGCCATCGGCTATGTGCTGGCGACGCGGGTGCAGATGACACAGATGCCGGAACTTGTTGCGGCTATGCACAGCCTTGTTGGCCTTGCGGCTGTCTTTGTAGGCTTCATTGCGCATTTCGAAGTCGTGCGTGTCATGGGGCTGTCGGGCGATGAAACCAAAAATCTCGGGACCTTTGCGGCACTTCTAGCCAAGAAGTCCGTGGTCGAAATCAACATCCTGCGGGTCGAACTGTTCCTTGGCATTTTCATCGGTGCGATCACCTTTACCGGTTCGGTCATTGCCTACGGAAAGCTGGCCGGCAAGGTTGACAGTGCGGCGACAAAGCTGCCCGGTGGGCATCTGCTGAACATCGCAGCGGCAGCTGTCTCTGCGATCTGCCTGATCTGGTATTTCAACTCGGGCGGTTTCTTCCCGCTCTTCCTGATGACGTTGGCCGCGTTGTTTATCGGCTATCACCTGATCATGGGGATTGGCGGCGCTGACATGCCCGTCGTCGTGTCGATGCTGAACAGCTATTCCGGCTGGGCGGCCGCGGCGATCGGGTTCTCGCTTGGCAACGATCTGTTGATCGTGGTCGGCGCGCTTGTCGGGTCTTCCGGTGCGATCCTGTCCTACATCATGTGCAAGGCGATGAACCGGTCATTCGTCAGCGTGATCCTCGGTGGCTTTGGTGGCCCTGCAGGGGAACAGATGGCAGTCGAGGGCGAACAGATCGCTATTGATGCAGACGGTGTCGCCACGGCATTGAATGAGGCCGACAGCGTCATCATCATCCCGGGTTATGGGATGGCCGTCGCGCAGGCACAGACGGCCGTGGCCGACCTGGTGCGCAAACTGCGGGCCAAGGGCAAGAACGTGCGGTTCGCCATTCACCCTGTTGCCGGGCGTCTGCCCGGGCACATGAACGTGCTGCTTGCCGAAGCCAAGGTGCCATATGACATCGTGATGGAAATGGACGAAATCAACGACGACTTCCCCGATACGGACGTCGCCATCGTGATCGGATCCAACGACATCGTGAACCCGGCAGCGCAGGACGATCCCAATAGCCCGATCGCAGGCATGCCGGTTCTGGAATGCTGGAAAGCCAAGCAGGTCTTTGTGTCCAAGCGCGGGCAAGGGACCGGCTATTCCGGCATAGAAAACCCGTTGTTCTTCAAAGAGAACACGCGGATGTTTTACGGTGATGCGAAAGCATCGCTCGACAGCCTGCTGCCAAAGATCGACTAG
- a CDS encoding pseudouridine synthase, whose amino-acid sequence MARVILFNKPFDVLSQFTDVRNPTPRRTLSEFVDIPKVYPAGRLDRDSEGLMILTDDGKLQARISDPKNKMAKTYLVQVEGAPTDADLQPLRDGVSLKDGPTRPATVELMAPPDLWDRNPPVRFRKTVPDQWLKIIISEGRNRQVRRMTAHVGFPTLRLVRWSIGPWDVAGIASGKWREVSSGNE is encoded by the coding sequence ATGGCGCGCGTGATCCTTTTCAACAAACCCTTTGATGTTCTGTCCCAGTTCACGGACGTTCGAAATCCGACGCCCCGGCGGACCTTGTCGGAATTTGTTGATATTCCAAAGGTCTATCCCGCAGGCCGGCTTGACCGGGACAGCGAAGGCCTGATGATCCTGACCGATGATGGCAAGCTGCAAGCGCGCATCAGCGACCCAAAAAACAAGATGGCGAAGACATATCTCGTTCAGGTCGAAGGTGCGCCAACCGATGCCGATCTTCAGCCGTTGCGTGACGGTGTGTCATTGAAAGACGGCCCAACCCGCCCCGCCACCGTCGAGCTGATGGCCCCGCCTGATTTATGGGACAGGAACCCACCCGTGCGCTTTCGCAAGACCGTTCCCGATCAATGGCTGAAAATTATCATCAGCGAGGGGCGCAACCGGCAGGTCCGGCGCATGACGGCGCATGTCGGTTTTCCCACACTGAGACTTGTGCGCTGGTCCATCGGTCCGTGGGACGTGGCAGGGATCGCATCTGGGAAATGGCGCGAAGTATCATCCGGAAATGAATAA
- a CDS encoding DUF3422 family protein — protein MPPIPDHPLRYAMANELHARPFPVVNKPSRAAYLAIKPKENAAGRDRDADRAHLVALLDRFGAPHPQPGATHYSGQLGKHLLKWESHTEFVTYTLFGEGLADRPFDAATFSVFPDEWLEEAPGTRVTSALIRIEVAENDDGVLDKATDWFVPESLAISRVLDNDLIIASDFRIDASGHMRIAVFARPETGDRRVGRVVQRLCEIETYKAMSMLGLSRARGLSREMAQIDTTLTSLLGDMCGPIGKPDVMLQSLLEVSAELENIVAQTSFRFGATEAYETIVNQRIEILREEHFQGRQTFAEFMMRRFDPAMRTVKSTQARLERMSARAQRASDLLRTRVDVERSAQNQELLTSMDKRADLQLRLQRTVEGLSVVAISYYAVNLVLYVTGPLEEALNVSKTVMAAIATPLVLLAVWFMVRRIRRHIE, from the coding sequence ATGCCCCCGATCCCAGACCATCCACTCCGCTATGCTATGGCAAACGAACTGCACGCACGACCCTTCCCTGTCGTGAACAAACCAAGCCGTGCGGCATATCTTGCCATCAAGCCAAAGGAAAACGCAGCAGGACGGGATCGGGATGCGGATCGTGCCCATCTTGTCGCGTTGCTCGACAGATTTGGGGCACCGCACCCACAGCCGGGGGCGACACACTATTCGGGGCAATTGGGAAAGCATCTGCTCAAGTGGGAAAGCCATACGGAATTCGTCACCTACACGCTATTCGGCGAAGGTCTGGCGGATCGGCCATTCGACGCGGCGACTTTCAGCGTGTTCCCCGACGAGTGGCTGGAGGAAGCACCCGGCACCCGCGTGACCTCTGCGCTGATCCGTATCGAGGTGGCAGAAAACGACGACGGTGTTCTGGACAAGGCAACGGACTGGTTTGTGCCGGAAAGCCTCGCCATCAGCCGTGTGCTTGATAACGATCTGATCATCGCTAGCGATTTCCGGATTGATGCCAGCGGACACATGCGCATCGCCGTCTTTGCCCGTCCGGAAACGGGTGACAGGCGGGTCGGGCGCGTCGTGCAACGCCTTTGCGAGATTGAAACCTACAAGGCCATGTCGATGCTGGGTCTGTCACGCGCCCGCGGGCTGAGCCGTGAAATGGCACAGATCGACACGACCCTGACATCTTTGCTGGGTGACATGTGCGGGCCGATCGGCAAACCGGACGTGATGTTGCAATCCTTGCTGGAAGTCTCCGCCGAACTTGAAAACATCGTCGCGCAAACTTCGTTCAGGTTCGGTGCGACCGAAGCCTATGAAACCATCGTCAACCAACGGATCGAGATCCTGCGCGAAGAACACTTTCAGGGGCGTCAGACTTTTGCGGAATTCATGATGCGCCGTTTTGATCCGGCGATGCGCACTGTGAAATCGACACAGGCGCGCCTCGAACGTATGTCGGCGCGGGCGCAGCGTGCCAGCGACCTTTTGCGAACGCGCGTTGACGTGGAACGGTCCGCGCAAAACCAGGAACTGCTGACCAGCATGGACAAGCGCGCTGACCTGCAACTGCGCTTGCAGCGTACCGTCGAAGGCCTATCGGTGGTTGCGATCAGCTATTACGCCGTGAACCTTGTGCTTTATGTAACCGGACCGCTGGAAGAAGCGCTGAACGTCTCCAAGACAGTAATGGCAGCGATCGCAACGCCGCTGGTCCTGCTAGCCGTGTGGTTCATGGTGCGCCGCATTCGCCGACACATTGAATGA